In Phyllopteryx taeniolatus isolate TA_2022b chromosome 6, UOR_Ptae_1.2, whole genome shotgun sequence, one genomic interval encodes:
- the lmtk3 gene encoding uncharacterized protein lmtk3 isoform X2 codes for MRPHCWLMVALAGVMSYISPERALGAPQREVSQSRTASLSPPPYVVILISCSGLVSFVLLLLTCLCCKRGGVGFNEFDNADGEECSGGSSPIQEDSLSSCPSLPEVYTLPVRERPNCAALHDGDSKSQCFKRHTLNYLQEIGNGWFGKVILAEVLCDCSSSQVVVKELRVSASPLEQRKFLAESEPYRSLKHPNILQCLGQCSESIPFLLVMEFCQLGDLKRYLRAQRKSDGMTPDLPTRDLLTLQRMAFEITSGLLHLHENNYIHSDLALRNCLLTSDLTVRIGDYGLSHNQYKEDYYLTPDKLWIPLRWIAPELLEEYRGALIVTDQTKTSNVWSLGVVIWELFEFGSQPHRHLSDDEVLTFVIRERQITLAQPRLKLSHADYWYEIMQSCWLPPSQRPSMGEVFLLLSSLLAAERGTARGSDGDEDEEDEEYDDGRRRRGESEESFERRWDLLRPAAFQAAAQERQRERDCGREERHGSYPLLDPVGNRGAHSSSELDDILTVTETSKGLNFEYFWEKAHARRGYKPLPPSQPIPAANNNNHRQCLDTPTVVPVISARSPSLASEYYIRLEEHTPQDNSPTLKGKSQPCCRSDSICPGDMELVEIRSGMLGKERVPYCSSDKCAGGKGIQTVRSSEVKLQVPNTGVAKFRDTSSRVTDFSVINLGEDEENKTPDKKPPSSSQAPVLPPKPRSLSLSSSNHLHSRPLPAPPLGYRGLPHYNMSGKIETNPLQMNSCPPSSFGHLGLHRARQTLPPSPSLSPSLPPSSHPIYPQTQMCPPPLPPHSKQRTCPSYNTDFYARYSNRSMRDPLSCDLANRDTRQTTSTHNSKESAHSRVKDFESPIRRENPLRPIYRNIPRPQPATDGHSSSSPTYSDEDDSPFMSPEKPSSSTAVTYSSLSDDADPPSGGVFSRGMKRTQSRLDTILPAIWKEDAELQAERMATAKKSPMHLFLTEISTVTEPSECKYDVSWEAGQEENKDGERSKNVVLPHKGMRRSQSLITELGSAGQSWASEKHNKSMGTEKDVTASNESFQGDLFLTEIDTDTDLNGGSGNDPVKYLYPAGSRLRPYVCAPGLPSFTEAEDTNSKGIRRSRSLLSEITTVKPQQTEKEPQRTEMTREEFLKEIQSAETFLTEIISKQTATNMKEDSSPTPLSPEYESICIDPNSAQTIRFQSESSIRSSSRGKDETQTEAIYAQVTKRAKKSEIKVSTRPEIPILHIGSTIKPENQGSKADHCQSGVFSEIMPKNGLLHNQTLACTKEEECLDGPALPTRGEEQAADFSELSPKVHTKDVEDSITVTSFVTDKSPKGSFFLNGELIRDDPLASNPERGDQITVSDPDGEQRDADKVSAAADLYHSKDCGTTNTKIDNEYSLQHNDSVPEKHAAEKAFTPTTPDWDASGDIFLVTPTDSVLSPMTSSSADCLTPSDSWMGVGGGGWRALGNETPHRDSAYFSDSDWEGDGISRRSSDGVVGSRPSSGRGGERGTLTGIEEKTETEEEGDGEHKHPLKNSIQISENVTSCQNTPVNDFSHSGNVTVSPIKGFEPGQRDDSGIFLNGQKCSQLIDGPQTDDCDDFIDKLFSKLEDVPLKSFTQSDGYTKGQQYTDDVISHVADCKRKDLKLHANRCKEYTKIEDSVASLRVHHCGNTIIESLVDNTESKLSHLCDSSTKNPRLNEKTPSLVESNVGKSIEDKLSSLAFASWTEEGVEKPGISNKIPDLELHHTDHNQLGLRDLHCANGCENKTAAVRTESEKQLAAAELSNVAKERSPLREAQRKSNNVAHNSKEGIVEDVKKSSWLDCQHYSQSSELHVWPDENDQWASPEKRCRENELKSELFPGFQTEAWEVAERVVVGQEFWEAEENDELAGSEPHPAVLVGCEESWNDERQGLTESLSAKENVDQNAQREGMNIQQVENRENLVEIDRFDALMNISSEMENNEIQAQENSEEGEKHKSLCTKMIGDRHLTGSEENQNFNTWPQHQLCDLQEKEPLPPREIIDNNGVLVNCFSHTLESKRAKITICITEAPQENFSDQENLDSDLYYEAERRSPCGAKHSTEESVSTAKVEEDFGDVAPVDNFSSVDFPSPPPSIDLDMQDDKLESLDDSFPSPPQSILEAEEFSSPMNVEEFNTEAESPKMNFCIVENLNSPSEHITLDIKSNTTETKGQNDSNPSQAPMNSLPELLISEWKDMDEEALEDFEKLEQLCCISGDEEDTLGDIFLENLELLESLKKMRDQKGTSSSLCGEETSDLTTKGSREALDGTCDESNKVVDSSDTEDRDAMLRSSGQSPDSKDQRSLSKMTTKNGLMMQVCEERLQFSLSENVKPNVLWGATVKDTVTLRPWGEQTAEKNSDVVAVEEQNQDKRQTEQESVSCAKPDAKCEETETEPLTVIEQPEVTTLQSSANQAIKAKVARLSLALPPLALTLPLTPTGKGGFGDGPIGSRIGRRRGLLLGSDPEDEEEDEAEDEGSRRVIVVTETDVDKRVGLRSLLKLPKEPLDRERDRGRNVSFFDDVTIYLFDQETPTNALSTSAPTSPAAVSVKNTLHGPSSKSKDSKRKEARVPVGGANAVTSSRFTVSPAKDPHVA; via the exons ATGCGACCCCACTGCTGGCTGATGGTGGCTCTGGCGGGGGTCATGTCGTACATCAGCCCGGAGAGAGCGCTCGGAGCCCCGCAGAGAGAAG TTTCTCAGAGCAGGACCGCCTCGCTGTCTCCTCCACCTTACGTGGTCATCCTCATCTCTTGCTCTGGGCTCGTCTCCTTTGTTCTGCTGCTCCTTACCTGTCTGTGCTGCAAGAGGGGAGGAGTGGGATTCAAT GAGTTTGACAATGCCGATGGGGAGGAGTGTTCCGGAGGGTCCAGCCCCATCCAGGAGGACAGCCTGTCGTCGTGCCCGTCACTCCCCGAGGTCTACACGCTGCCCGTCAGGGAGAGGCCCAACTGTGCCGCCCTGCACGATGGAG ACTCCAAATCTCAATGCTTCAAAAGGCACACTTTGAACTACCTGCAGGAGATCGGAAATGGCTGGTTCGGAAAA GTGATCCTGGCCGAGGTGCTGTGCGACTGCAGCTCCTCGCAGGTGGTGGTCAAGGAATTGCGCGTCAGCGCCAGCCCGCTGGAACAGAGGAAGTTCTTGGCTGAATCGGAGCCGTACAG GAGTCTGAAACATCCCAACATACTTCAGTGTCTGGGCCAGTGCAGCGAAAGCATTCCTTTTCTCCTGGTCATGGAATTCTGTCAGCTG GGTGACCTGAAGCGGTACCTGCGGGCCCAACGGAAGTCCGACGGGATGACGCCGGATCTTCCCACACGAGACCTGTTGACTCTTCAGCGGATGGCCTTTGAGATCACGTCAGGCCTGCTGCACCTTCATGAGAACAACTACATCCACAG TGATCTGGCTTTAAGGAACTGCCTGCTGACCTCAGACCTCACTGTGAGAATCGGGGACTACGGTCTCTCACACAACCAATACAAG GAGGACTATTACCTAACTCCCGACAAGCTTTGGATCCCACTGCGATGGATTGCTCCCGAGCTCCTGGAAGAGTACAGAGGAGCTCTAATTGTCACAGACCAAACCAAGACCAGCAATGTGtg GTCCCTAGGGGTGGTCATATGGGAGCTGTTTGAGTTTGGCTCTCAGCCTCACAGGCACCTGAGTGATGATGAGGTTCTGACATTTGTCATCAGGGAGCGACAGATTACGCTGGCCCAGCCGAGACTCAAACTCTCCCATGCAGATTACTG gTATGAGATCATGCAGTCCTGCTGGCTACCGCCATCTCAGCGACCATCGATGGGCGAAGTATTCCTCCTTCTCTCCTCCCTACTGGCTGCCGAGCGAGGAACGGCGAGGGGGAGCGATGGGGACGAGGACGAAGAGGATGAGGAGTATGAcgatgggaggaggaggagaggcgaGAGCGAGGAGTCTTTCGAAAGACGCTGGGACTTGCTCCGCCCGGCGGCCTTCCAGGCGGCGGCGCAAGAGCGGCAAAGGGAGCGCGATTGTGGCAGAGAGGAACGCCACGGCTCCTACCCCCTGTTGGACCCCGTGGGAAACCGTGGCGCGCATTCCTCATCGGAATTGGACGACATACTGACCGTGACAGAAACCAGCAAAGGCTTGAACTTTGAGTATTTTTGGGAAAAGGCCCACGCCAGACGAGGCTACAAACCTCTTCCCCCGTCTCAACCCATCCCGGCTGCGAACAACAACAATCACAGGCAGTGCTTGGACACCCCCACTGTGGTCCCAGTGATCAGCGCACGCAGCCCCTCCCTCGCTAGCGAGTACTACATCCGATTAGAGGAGCACACTCCCCAAGACAATTCGCCGACTCTTAAAGGAAAGAGCCAGCCATGTTGTAGGTCAGACTCTATTTGTCCTGGAGACATGGAGCTTGTGGAGATCCGCAGTGGTATGCTGGGAAAAGAGCGAGTGCCCTATTGTTCCTCTGACAAGTGTGCCGGTGGAAAAGGCATCCAGACTGTGCGTTCAAGTGAGGTGAAACTGCAAGTGCCCAACACAGGCGTGGCTAAGTTCAGAGACACTTCAAGCAGAGTGACTGACTTCTCAGTAATCAATTTAGGAGAAGATGAAGAAAATAAGACTCCTGACAAGAAACCACCCTCGAGTTCTCAAGCTCCAGTCCTTCCTCCGAAACCTCGCTCACTGTCTTTGTCATCATCCAACCACCTTCACTCACGCCCCCTGCCCGCACCCCCACTTGGATACAGAGGGCTTCCTCATTACAACATGAGTGGCAAAATCGAGACTAACCCCCTTCAGATGAACAGCTGCCCACCTTCTAGCTTTGGTCACCTAGGGCTCCATCGCGCTCGACAGACATTGCCACCATCGccgtctctctctccctcccttccGCCATCCAGTCATCCTATTTACCCCCAAACTCAAATGTGTCCGCCGCCTCTCCCTCCTCACTCAAAACAAAGAACTTGCCCGAGCTACAACACTGACTTTTATGCTAGATACAGTAATAGATCTATGAGAGACCCGCTATCCTGTGATCTTGCCAATAGAGACACCAGACAAACAACGTCAACGCACAACTCCAAGGAGAGCGCTCATTCCCGTGTGAAAGACTTTGAATCGCCCATTCGCAGGGAAAATCCCTTGCGCCCGATTTATCGCAATATACCTCGCCCTCAGCCAGCGACTGATGGGCATTCCTCATCCAGTCCCACCTACTCAGATGAGGATGACTCACCTTTCATGTCACCTGAGAAACCAAGCAGCAGCACCGCTGTCACTTATTCGAGCTTGTCCGACGATGCAGATCCACCTTCTGGAGGGGTCTTTTCCAGAGGAATGAAGAGGACCCAGTCACGGCTCGACACCATCTTGCCAGCCATTTGGAAGGAAGATGCAGAACTTCAGGCAGAACGTATGGCCACTGCCAAGAAATCCCCGATGCACCTGTTTCTCACAGAGATATCTACTGTGACAGAGCCGAGTGAGTGCAAGTATGATGTTTCGTGGGAGGCTGGGCAGGAAGAGAATAAAGATGGCGAGAGATCAAAAAATGTTGTGTTGCCTCACAAAGGGATGCGCCGTTCTCAGTCTCTGATCACAGAGCTGGGCTCAGCAGGACAGTCATGGGCATCAGagaaacacaacaaaagcaTGGGAACAGAGAAGGACGTAACAGCATCTAATGAATCGTTCCAGGGagatctttttctgacagagaTTGATACGGACACAGATTTGAATGGAGGATCAGGAAATGATCCCGTGAAATACCTCTACCCAGCAGGATCAAGGTTGCGGCCATATGTCTGTGCTCCAGGCCTTCCCTCATTCACTGAAGCAGAAGACACCAATTCAAAAGGCATAAGAAGGTCCCGTTCCCTCCTCTCTGAGATCACCACTGTGAAACCACAGCAGACTGAGAAGGAACCACAGAGAACAGAAATGACCAGGGAAGAATTCCTGAAGGAGATCCAATCGGCAGAGACATTTCTCACTGAAATCATATCGAAGCAAACAGCTACAAACATGAAAGAAGATTCCTCCCCTACCCCTCTCTCGCCCGAGTATGAGTCCATATGTATTGACCCAAATTCAGCTCAGACCATCCGGTTTCAATCAGAGAGTTCAATACGCTCATCTAGCAGAGGAAAAGATGAAACACAAACTGAGGCCATCTATGCCCAAGTCACCAAGCGTGCTAAAAAGAGTGAGATCAAAGTTTCTACCAGACCTGAGATCCCGATCCTTCATATAGGCTCAACCATTAAACCGGAGAACCAAGGAAGCAAAGCAGATCACTGCCAGTCTGGTGTCTTTTCAGAAATCATGCCTAAAAATGGCCTACTGCACAACCAAACACTTGCATGTACGAAAGAGGAAGAGTGTTTGGATGGGCCTGCTTTACCTACGAGAGGAGAGGAACAAGCCGCAGATTTTTCAGAACTTTCACCTAAAGTTCACACCAAGGATGTTGAAGACTCCATcactgtgacatcatttgttacAGATAAAAGTCCGAAAGGTTCTTTTTTCCTGAATGGCGAGCTAATAAGGGATGACCCACTGGCCAGCAATCCTGAGAGAGGAGATCAAATTACAGTGAGTGATCCTGACGGTGAACAGCGCGACGCTGATAAGGTGTCTGCAGCAGCTGATTTGTATCACTCAAAAGATTGTGGCACAACGAACACAAAGATAGACAATGAGTATTCACTACAGCACAATGACAGTGTTCCAGAAAAACATGCTGCCGAAAAAGCTTTCACTCCTACCACGCCAGACTGGGATGCGTCTGGTGACATCTTCCTGGTCACCCCCACTGACTCCGTCTTGTCACCTATGACGTCCAGCTCAGCAGACTGCCTCACTCCTAGCGACTCCTGGATGGGAGTGGGAGGCGGTGGGTGGCGCGCTCTGGGCAATGAAACGCCCCATCGGGACTCAGCCTATTTTTCAGACAGCGATTGGGAAGGCGACGGGATAAGCAGGAGGAGTAGTGACGGAGTTGTCGGCTCCAGGCCAAGCAGTGGTCGAGGGGGTGAAAGGGGAACACTCACCGGCATCGAGGAAAAAACGGAAACCGAAGAAGAGGGTGATGGCGAACATAAGCACCCTttaaaaaacagcatacagATATCAGAGAATGTTACATCATGTCAGAATACACCTGTCAATGATTTCTCTCATTCTGGCAATGTCACAGTTAGTCCAATCAAAGGGTTTGAGCCAGGGCAGAGAGACGATTCTGGCATTTTCCTGAATGGTCAAAAATGCTCCCAACTGATTGATGGTCCCCAAACCGACGACTGTGATGACTTTATTGATAAATTGTTCTCCAAATTAGAAGATGTGCCCCTAAAGAGCTTTACGCAAAGTGATGGTTATACAAAAGGCCAGCAATACACAGATGACGTCATCTCTCATGTAGCAGACTGCAAAAGAAAAGATTTGAAGCTACATGCCAACAGAtgcaaagaatacacaaaaatagaagacagTGTCGCTTCTTTAAGGGTCCATCACTGTGGAAATACCATTATAGAATCTCTAGTTGACAACACAGAATCCAAATTGTCTCACCTGTGTGACAGTTCTACCAAGAACCCCAGACTTAATGAAAAAACCCCATCATTAGTGGAGTCAAATGTAGGGAAATCGATAGAGGATAAACTAAGCAGTCTCGCCTTCGCCTCTTGGACAGAGGAAGGTGTTGAAAAACCAGGGATAAGTAACAAGATACCGGACCTTGAGCTGCACCACACAGACCACAACCAGCTTGGCCTGAGAGACCTGCACTGCGCAAACGGCTGTGAGAACAAGACTGCAGCGGTCAGGACAGAGTCGGAGAAACAGCTGGCTGCTGCAGAGCTGAGTAACGTCGCGAAGGAGAGGTCACCCTTGAGAGAAGCGCAGCGTAAGTCTAACAATGTCGCTCATAACAGCAAGGAGGGGATAGTGGAGGATGTCAAAAAAAGTAGTTGGCTTGACTGCCAGCATTATTCACAGTCAAGTGAATTGCATGTTTGGCCCGATGAAAACGACCAGTGGGCCTCTCCGGAAAAGAGGTGTCGAGAAAATGAGCTGAAGTCTGAGCTATTCCCCGGCTTCCAGACTGAAGCTTGGGAGGTGGCTGAGCGTGTTGTCGTGGGTCAGGAGTTTTGGGAGGCTGAAGAAAATGACGAACTTGCAGGAAGTGAACCCCACCCTGCTGTGTTGGTTGGCTGTGAGGAATCATGGAATGATGAAAGGCAGGGGTTAACCGAAAGTCTATCTGCGAAGGAAAATGTTGACCAAAATGCTCAGCGGGAGGGGATGAACATTCAACAGGTTGAAAATCGGGAGAACCTTGTGGAAATAGACAGATTTGATGCATTGATGAACATATCATCTGAAATGGAGAATAATGAAATACAGGCTCAAGAGAACTCTGAGGAAGGTGAGAAGCACAAGTCGTTATGCACGAAAATGATCGGGGACCGGCATCTTACAGGGTCAGAGGAGAATCAGAATTTTAATACTTGGCCTCAGCATCAGCTCTGTGACCTCCAGGAGAAGGAGCCACTACCACCAAGAGAAATAATTGACAACAATGGCGTTTTAGTGAACTGCTTCTCTCACACTTTGGAGAGTAAACGCGCCAAAATAACCATTTGCATCACTGAAGCCCCTCAGGAGAATTTCTCAGACCAGGAAAACCTTGACTCTGACTTATATTATGAGGCTGAAAGAAGAAGTCCATGTGGTGCAAAGCACTCCACAGAAGAAAGTGTGAGCACTGCGAAGGTAGAGGAGGATTTCGGAGATGTGGCACCGGTAGACAACTTTAGCTCAGTGGACTTCCCCAGTCCTCCACCAAGCATAGATCTTGACATGCAGGATGATAAACTAGAGAGTTTAGATGACTCTTTTCCGAGTCCACCACAATCCATTTTAGAGGCAGAGGAGTTTAGTAGTCCCATGAATGTGGAAGAGTTTAACACTGAGGCAGAATCTCCCAAAATGAATTTTTGCATTGTGGAAAATCTGAACTCCCCATCTGAACATATAACACTAGACATTAAGAGCAACACCACTGAAACTAAAGGTCAGAATGATTCCAACCCATCACAAGCTCCTATGAATAGCCTGCCAGAATTATTAATTTCTGAATGGAAAGATATGGACGAGGAAGCCTTGGAGGATTTTGAGAAACTGGAACAACTGTGTTGCATATCTGGGGATGAGGAGGACACATtgggtgacatttttttggaaaatcTAGAACTTTTGGAGTCCCTAAAGAAAATGCGTGATCAAAAAGGCACCAGTTCTAGCCTTTGCGGAGAGGAGACAAGTGATTTGACTACGAAGGGGAGCAGGGAAGCTTTGGATGGGACTTGTGATGAATCCAACAAAGTGGTAGACTCCTCAGACACAGAGGACAGGGATGCCATGTTGAGGTCATCAGGACAAAGTCCAGATTCTAAGGACCAGCGATCTCTTTCCAAGATGACCACCAAGAATGGCCTAATGATGCAG GTGTGTGAGGAACGGCTGCAGTTCTCCCTGAGTGAAAATGTGAAACCAAATGTGCTTTGGGGAGCGACAGTTAAGGACACAGTCACACTTCGGCCCTGGGGGGAGCAAACGGCTGAGAAGAACAGCGATGTAGTCGCTGTAGAAGAACAAAACCAGGACAAAAG gcaaactgagcaggaaagcGTATCCTGTGCCAAGCCCGATGCAAAGTGTGAGGAAACTGAAACCGAGCCGCTCACTGTGATTGAACAACCAGAGGTTACAACACTGCAGTCCTCTGCAAACCAGGCAATCAAAG CAAAAGTAGCTCGTCTGTCTCTGGCTCTCCCACCCCTCGCCCTGACTCTGCCcctcacgcctacgggcaaagGCGGATTTGGGGACGGGCCGATCGGCAGTCGGATTGGAAGACGGAGAGGTTTGCTTCTGGGAAGCGATCCagaagatgaggaggaagacgaggcgGAGGACGAAGGTTCCCGCAGGGTCATTGTTGTCACAGAGACGGACGTGGACAAACGCGTGGGCCTTAGGAGCCTGCTCAAGTTGCCCAAGGAGCCGCTGGACAGAGAGAGGGACAGAGGGAGAAATGTGTCCTTTTTTGATGATGTCACCATTTATCTTTTTGATCAG GAAACTCCAACCAATGCATTGAGCACTTCGGCGCCCACCAGTCCAGCTGCAGTGTCTgtcaaaaacacattacatg GTCCCAGCAGCAAAAGCAAAGATTCCAAGCGCAAAGAAGCCAGGGTCCCAGTGGGCGGGGCCAATGCTGTGACATCATCACGCTTCACCGTCAGCCCCGCCAAGGATCCTCACGTGGCGTGA